A window from Streptomyces subrutilus encodes these proteins:
- a CDS encoding alpha/beta fold hydrolase translates to MEHRYRQPGTVLTDHRFTVPLDHARPDGEQIELYAREVVGAGQDPDGLPWLLYLEGGPGFGARRFIGRQAWLERALTEYRVLLLDQRGTGRSTPADRQTLPLRGGPAEQAAYLAHFRADSIVRDAEAIRPALTGGAPWTVLGQSFGGFCTTRYLGAAPEGLTAALVTGGLPSLTATAEEVYAAAYPRMERKTLAHYARYPMDVERARRIAAHLAERPAELPGGHRLTVEGFQSLGILLGSGDGSHQLHYLLEDAFVPTPAGPALSDGFLEEVRSLLSFAGHPLYALLHEAIYAQDPVAPTGWAADRVRARHPRFDAAGTLAGEEPLLFTAESIHPWHFTTDPALAPLREAAGLLAARTGWEPLYDPARLAANEVPVAAAVYHDDLYVDTAHSLETARAIRGLRTWVTDEFEHDGVRAGGPRVLDRLLALVRDRA, encoded by the coding sequence ATCGAGCACCGCTACCGCCAGCCCGGAACGGTCCTCACCGACCACCGGTTCACCGTCCCGCTCGACCACGCCCGCCCGGACGGCGAGCAGATCGAGCTCTACGCCCGCGAGGTCGTCGGCGCCGGGCAGGACCCCGACGGCCTGCCCTGGCTGCTGTACCTCGAAGGCGGACCCGGCTTCGGCGCCCGCCGGTTCATCGGCCGGCAGGCCTGGCTGGAGCGGGCCCTGACCGAATACCGCGTCCTGCTCCTCGACCAGCGCGGGACCGGCCGCTCCACCCCCGCCGACCGGCAGACCCTGCCGCTGCGCGGCGGCCCGGCCGAACAGGCGGCCTACCTGGCCCACTTCCGGGCCGACTCGATCGTCCGCGACGCCGAGGCCATCCGCCCCGCGCTGACCGGCGGCGCGCCCTGGACCGTGCTCGGCCAGAGCTTCGGCGGCTTCTGCACCACCCGCTACCTGGGCGCCGCACCCGAGGGGCTCACCGCCGCGCTCGTCACCGGCGGCCTGCCCTCGCTCACCGCCACCGCCGAGGAGGTGTACGCGGCCGCGTACCCGCGCATGGAGCGCAAGACCCTCGCCCACTACGCCCGCTACCCGATGGACGTCGAACGCGCCCGCCGGATCGCCGCCCACCTCGCCGAGCGCCCGGCCGAACTCCCCGGCGGCCACCGGCTGACCGTCGAGGGCTTCCAGTCCCTCGGCATCCTCCTCGGCTCGGGTGACGGCAGCCACCAGCTGCACTACCTGCTGGAGGACGCCTTCGTCCCCACCCCCGCGGGCCCGGCCCTCTCCGACGGCTTCCTGGAGGAGGTCCGCTCCCTCCTCTCCTTCGCCGGACACCCGCTGTACGCCCTCCTGCACGAGGCCATCTACGCGCAGGACCCGGTCGCCCCCACCGGTTGGGCGGCCGACCGGGTGCGCGCCCGACACCCGCGCTTCGATGCCGCCGGGACCCTCGCGGGCGAGGAGCCCCTCCTCTTCACCGCGGAGAGCATCCACCCCTGGCACTTCACCACCGACCCGGCCCTCGCACCGCTGCGCGAGGCCGCCGGGCTGCTGGCCGCGCGCACCGGCTGGGAGCCGCTGTACGACCCCGCCCGGCTCGCCGCCAACGAGGTGCCGGTGGCCGCCGCCGTCTACCACGACGACCTCTACGTCGACACCGCGCACTCCCTGGAGACGGCCCGCGCGATCCGGGGCCTGCGGACCTGGGTGACCGACGAGTTCGAGCACGACGGCGTCCGAGCGGGCGGACCCCGCGTCCTGGACCGCCTGCTGGCCCTGGTGCGCGACCGGGCCTGA
- a CDS encoding LysM peptidoglycan-binding domain-containing protein gives MPAQGKHRRPKHRSLTRRLALLGTGGAALALPLVGATSAGAAEQTTAPATYSVVAGDTLSTIAAAHSLTGGWQQLYAANRTAVGDNPESIRPGLKLTLGTAPASQTAVKATTAAYADNLDGWIRESLAVMAQHGIPGSYNGILRNVMRESSGNPLAINNWDSNAAAGTPSKGLLQVIDPTFKAYHVPGTSLDSYDPVANITAASNYAAARYGSIDNVNGPY, from the coding sequence ATGCCCGCACAGGGTAAGCACCGCCGCCCGAAGCACCGCTCGCTCACCCGCAGACTGGCCCTGCTCGGCACCGGCGGCGCGGCCCTCGCGCTGCCCCTGGTCGGCGCCACCAGCGCCGGAGCCGCCGAGCAGACCACCGCTCCGGCCACCTATTCCGTCGTCGCGGGCGACACCCTCTCCACGATCGCCGCGGCCCATTCCCTCACCGGCGGCTGGCAGCAGCTGTACGCCGCGAACCGGACCGCGGTCGGCGACAACCCGGAGTCCATCCGACCCGGTCTGAAGCTGACGCTCGGCACGGCCCCGGCCTCGCAGACGGCCGTCAAGGCCACGACCGCCGCCTATGCCGACAACCTGGACGGCTGGATTCGCGAGTCGCTGGCCGTCATGGCCCAGCACGGAATTCCCGGCTCCTACAACGGAATTCTGCGCAACGTGATGCGGGAATCCTCGGGCAATCCGCTGGCGATCAACAACTGGGACTCCAACGCCGCGGCCGGAACCCCCTCCAAGGGGCTGCTCCAGGTGATCGACCCGACCTTCAAGGCCTACCACGTACCGGGCACCTCGCTGGACTCCTACGACCCGGTCGCCAACATCACCGCCGCGAGCAACTACGCGGCCGCCCGCTACGGCTCGATCGACAACGTCAACGGGCCCTACTAG
- a CDS encoding VOC family protein, producing MDINLSQCFIAVDDHDKALAFYRDALGLEVRNDVGHQAMRWVTLGSPAQPGVSIVLEPPLAHPDASAADQEAVAELLAKGMLRGVVFSTDDCDAAFERVRAAGGDVLQEPIDQHYGVRDCAFRDPAGNMIRFSQPRAL from the coding sequence ATGGACATCAACCTCTCGCAGTGCTTCATCGCCGTCGACGACCACGACAAGGCGCTCGCCTTCTACCGCGACGCCCTCGGCCTGGAGGTGCGCAACGACGTCGGCCACCAGGCCATGCGCTGGGTGACCCTCGGATCGCCCGCGCAGCCCGGGGTGAGCATCGTCCTCGAACCGCCGCTCGCCCACCCCGATGCCTCGGCCGCCGACCAGGAGGCCGTGGCGGAGCTCCTGGCCAAGGGCATGCTGCGCGGCGTGGTCTTCTCCACCGACGACTGCGACGCCGCCTTCGAGCGCGTCCGCGCCGCCGGGGGCGACGTGCTCCAGGAACCGATCGACCAGCACTACGGCGTCCGCGACTGCGCCTTCCGCGACCCGGCCGGCAACATGATCCGCTTCAGCCAGCCGCGCGCCCTCTGA
- a CDS encoding ATP-binding cassette domain-containing protein, with the protein MSRATRTDTQSPGPRDPADGPGAEEADGHDLIRVHGARVNNLKDVSVEIPKRRLTVFTGVSGSGKSSLVFGTVAAESQRLINETYSAFVQGFMPTLARPEVDVLEGLTTAIIVDQQRMGSDPRSTVGTATDVHAMLRILFSRLGTPHIGSPGAFAFNVPSVRASGAITVERGASRTVKATFNRIGGMCPRCEGRGSISDIDLTQLYDDSKSIAEGAFTIPGWKSDSWWTTRLYAESGFLDPDKPIRRFTKKEMQDFLYREPTKVKVEGVNLTYEGLIPKIQKSFLSKDRESMQPHIRAFVDRAVTFTTCPECAGTRLSEAARSSRIEKINIADACAMQISDLAAWIRGIDEPSAAPLLAMLRQTLDSFVEIGLGYLSLDRASGTLSGGEAQRVKMIRHLGSSLTDVTYVFDEPTTGLHPHDVQRMNQLLLRLRGKGNTVLVVEHKPETIAIADHVVDLGPGAGSAGGTVCFEGTVEGLRSSGTVTGRHFDDRAALKDAVREPTGTLEIRGASTHNLRDVDVDVPLGVLVVVTGVAGSGKSSLVHGSLPAGADVVSVDQSPIRGSRRSNPATYTGLLDPIRKAFAKANGVKPALFSANSEGACPLCNGAGVVYTDLAMMAGVATPCEECEGKRFQAAVLEYRFGGRDISEVLAMSVSEAAEFFGSGEAHTPAAHRVLVRLADVGLGYLSLGQPLTTLSGGERQRLKLATHMAEKGGTYVLDEPTAGLHLADVEQLLGLLDRLVDSGKSVIVVEHHQAVMAHADWIIDLGPGAGHDGGRIVFEGTPARLVADGSTLTGEHLARYIGG; encoded by the coding sequence ATGAGCAGGGCCACGAGGACGGACACGCAGTCGCCCGGGCCCCGGGACCCGGCGGACGGGCCCGGCGCCGAGGAGGCCGACGGCCACGACCTGATCCGGGTGCACGGCGCGCGCGTGAACAATCTCAAGGACGTCAGCGTCGAGATCCCCAAGCGTCGGCTGACGGTGTTCACGGGCGTGTCCGGCTCGGGCAAGAGCTCGCTGGTGTTCGGCACGGTCGCGGCGGAGTCGCAGCGGCTGATCAACGAGACGTACAGCGCGTTCGTACAGGGCTTCATGCCGACACTGGCCCGGCCCGAGGTCGACGTGCTGGAAGGGCTGACGACCGCGATCATCGTCGACCAGCAGCGGATGGGCTCCGACCCGCGCTCGACGGTCGGCACCGCCACCGACGTCCACGCGATGCTGCGCATCCTCTTCAGCCGGCTCGGCACGCCGCACATCGGGTCACCGGGCGCGTTCGCCTTCAACGTCCCCTCGGTCCGGGCGAGCGGCGCGATCACGGTCGAGCGCGGCGCCAGCAGGACCGTGAAGGCGACGTTCAACCGCATCGGCGGCATGTGTCCGCGCTGCGAGGGCCGGGGCAGCATCTCGGACATCGACCTGACCCAGCTCTACGACGACTCCAAGTCGATCGCCGAGGGCGCCTTCACCATCCCCGGCTGGAAGTCGGACAGCTGGTGGACCACGCGGCTCTACGCGGAGTCGGGCTTCCTCGACCCCGACAAGCCGATCCGCCGGTTCACGAAGAAGGAGATGCAGGACTTCCTCTACCGCGAGCCGACCAAGGTGAAGGTGGAGGGGGTGAACCTCACCTACGAGGGCCTCATCCCCAAGATCCAGAAGTCGTTCCTGTCCAAGGACAGGGAGTCGATGCAGCCGCACATCCGGGCGTTCGTGGACCGGGCGGTCACCTTCACCACCTGCCCCGAGTGCGCGGGCACCCGGCTGAGCGAGGCGGCCCGCTCCTCACGGATCGAGAAGATCAACATCGCCGACGCGTGCGCGATGCAGATCAGCGATCTCGCCGCGTGGATCCGCGGCATCGACGAGCCGTCGGCGGCGCCGCTCCTCGCGATGCTGCGCCAGACCCTCGACTCGTTCGTGGAGATCGGCCTGGGCTACCTCTCCCTCGACCGCGCGTCGGGGACGCTGTCGGGGGGCGAGGCGCAGCGCGTCAAGATGATCCGGCACCTCGGCTCCTCGCTCACCGACGTCACCTACGTCTTCGACGAGCCGACCACGGGCCTGCACCCGCACGACGTCCAGCGGATGAACCAGCTGCTGCTGCGGCTGCGCGGCAAGGGCAACACGGTGCTCGTCGTGGAGCACAAGCCGGAGACGATCGCGATCGCCGACCACGTCGTCGACCTCGGCCCCGGAGCCGGGTCGGCGGGCGGCACCGTCTGTTTCGAGGGCACCGTCGAGGGGCTGCGGTCGAGCGGCACCGTCACGGGCCGCCACTTCGACGACCGGGCCGCCCTCAAGGACGCGGTGCGCGAGCCGACCGGCACGCTGGAGATCCGCGGCGCCTCCACGCACAACCTGCGCGACGTCGACGTGGACGTGCCGCTCGGCGTGCTGGTCGTCGTCACCGGGGTCGCCGGCTCCGGCAAGAGCTCGCTGGTGCACGGATCGCTCCCGGCCGGCGCCGACGTGGTCTCGGTCGACCAGAGCCCGATCCGCGGCTCGCGCCGCAGCAACCCGGCCACGTACACCGGCCTGCTCGACCCGATCCGCAAGGCCTTCGCCAAGGCCAACGGGGTCAAGCCCGCACTGTTCAGCGCCAACTCCGAGGGCGCCTGTCCGCTGTGCAACGGCGCGGGCGTCGTCTACACCGACCTGGCGATGATGGCCGGGGTCGCCACCCCGTGCGAGGAGTGCGAGGGGAAGCGGTTCCAGGCGGCGGTGCTGGAGTACCGCTTCGGCGGGCGCGACATCAGCGAGGTGCTCGCGATGTCGGTGTCCGAGGCTGCGGAGTTCTTCGGCTCCGGCGAGGCGCACACCCCGGCCGCGCACCGCGTCCTCGTCCGGCTGGCCGACGTCGGGCTGGGCTACCTGAGCCTCGGGCAGCCGCTGACGACGCTGTCCGGCGGTGAGCGGCAGCGGCTCAAGCTGGCCACGCACATGGCGGAGAAGGGCGGGACCTACGTCCTCGACGAGCCGACGGCGGGCCTGCACCTCGCGGACGTGGAGCAGTTGCTCGGCCTGCTCGACCGGCTCGTGGACTCGGGCAAGTCGGTGATCGTGGTCGAGCACCACCAGGCGGTCATGGCGCACGCCGACTGGATCATCGACCTGGGCCCGGGCGCCGGCCACGACGGCGGCCGGATCGTCTTCGAGGGGACGCCCGCCCGACTGGTCGCGGACGGTTCCACCCTCACCGGCGAGCACCTGGCCCGGTACATCGGCGGCTGA
- the thpR gene encoding RNA 2',3'-cyclic phosphodiesterase, translating to MNEQIPTATVRVFIALAPPDDAKEELAAALRPAYAAYPLMRWNRIEDWHVTLAFLGEVPVATVPLLRPPLAALAASGRPVRLDLRGGGHFGERVLWSGIGGDLEGLHLLASEVRAVVKECGIPFEDRPLRPHLTLARARRNDAASAVDAAAGLAGFTGRRWSAERLHLVGSNIGRGPGPIHYRDIQAWPLGAGSGGDG from the coding sequence GTGAACGAACAGATCCCGACCGCGACCGTACGCGTGTTCATCGCCCTGGCCCCGCCCGACGACGCGAAGGAGGAGCTCGCCGCGGCGCTGCGCCCCGCCTACGCGGCGTACCCGCTCATGCGGTGGAACCGCATCGAGGACTGGCACGTCACCCTGGCCTTCCTCGGCGAGGTCCCGGTCGCCACCGTGCCCCTCCTGCGGCCCCCGCTGGCCGCCCTCGCGGCGTCGGGCCGGCCCGTACGCCTGGACCTGCGCGGCGGCGGGCACTTCGGCGAGCGGGTGCTGTGGAGCGGGATCGGCGGCGACCTCGAAGGGCTGCACCTGCTCGCCTCCGAGGTGCGCGCGGTGGTCAAGGAGTGCGGGATCCCCTTCGAGGACCGGCCGCTGCGCCCCCACCTGACGCTGGCCCGGGCCCGCCGCAACGACGCCGCCTCCGCCGTGGACGCCGCCGCCGGGCTCGCCGGGTTCACCGGCCGCCGGTGGTCCGCCGAGCGCCTGCACCTGGTCGGCAGCAACATCGGCCGCGGGCCGGGACCGATCCACTACCGCGACATCCAGGCCTGGCCCCTCGGCGCGGGGAGCGGCGGGGACGGCTGA
- a CDS encoding discoidin domain-containing protein, translating into MQHRRFLALTRALRRSHLLIAFALGSLLIGLTPLLGAATSAAAGRAPEPRPVPEPFEQRPATTSPHHGVAPANAMEPAAPVLDRAGWTATASDEETAGENGRAANVLDGNATTLWHSRWSAPAAPFPHSITIDTHRTAVVSALVYLPRSGVANGRVGEYAVSLSTDGRSWGDPVATGTLADDGSAKTLGFAPQGARFVRLTALTEAGNRGPWTSAAEINLLGDPGTPAATVDLSRAGWTATASDEETAGENGRAANVLDGNATTLWHSRWSAPAAPFPHSITIDTHRTTAVSALVYHPRPDGANGRAGAYTVTTSADGATFGAPVATGTWRDDDTVKTATFTRTENARFVRLTVTSEAGGRGPWTSAGEIRLSGPAGPAVHGAWDRITGFPLVPVATAVLPGDKLLAWSAYAVDRFGGSNGYTQTAILDLKTGKVTQRRIDNTGHDMFCPGIAMLADGRVLVTGGSNAEKASIYDPATDTWSATTSMNTARGYQAMTLLSTGEAFVLGGSWSGAAGDKAGEVWSPDTRTWRRLPGVPAAPAQTADPAGPYRADNHMWLHATSGGRVLQLGPSRQMNWITTSGGGSITPAGPRADSPDAMTGNAVAYDIGKLLTLGGSPAYEKTPATGRAYTVTVSGDQVRAARTGDMEHARGFGNSVVLPDGKVAVFGGQANPVPFSDATSVLTPELWDPATGTFSPLATMAVPRNYHSVANLLPDGRVFSGGGGLCGDCATNHPDGAVFTPPYLLDADGSPKPRPAITAGVPPRTAPGTTLAVSTDKPVASFVLMRAAAATHSTDNDQRRVPLASTATGTGTYAVSVPADPGVVLPGTYLLFALDAQGVPSRGEFVTVS; encoded by the coding sequence TTGCAGCACAGGCGCTTCCTCGCCCTCACCCGTGCGTTACGCCGGTCCCACCTGCTCATCGCCTTCGCCCTCGGTTCGCTGCTGATCGGCCTGACCCCGCTGCTCGGCGCCGCCACCTCGGCGGCGGCCGGCCGGGCGCCCGAGCCCCGGCCCGTGCCCGAACCCTTCGAGCAGCGGCCGGCCACCACGTCGCCGCACCACGGCGTGGCCCCGGCGAACGCGATGGAACCGGCGGCCCCGGTCCTCGACCGCGCCGGCTGGACGGCCACCGCGAGCGACGAGGAGACGGCCGGGGAGAACGGCCGCGCCGCCAACGTCCTCGACGGCAACGCCACCACCCTCTGGCACAGCAGATGGAGCGCTCCCGCGGCCCCGTTCCCGCACAGCATCACCATCGACACGCACCGCACCGCGGTGGTCTCCGCGCTCGTCTACCTGCCCCGGTCCGGCGTCGCCAACGGACGCGTCGGCGAGTACGCCGTGAGCCTCAGCACAGACGGCCGGAGCTGGGGCGACCCGGTGGCCACCGGCACCCTCGCCGACGACGGCAGCGCCAAGACCCTCGGCTTCGCCCCCCAGGGCGCCCGCTTCGTCCGGCTGACCGCCCTCACCGAGGCCGGCAACCGCGGGCCCTGGACGTCCGCCGCCGAGATCAACCTGCTGGGCGACCCCGGCACCCCGGCCGCCACCGTCGACCTGTCCCGCGCCGGCTGGACGGCCACCGCGAGCGACGAGGAGACGGCCGGGGAGAACGGCCGCGCCGCCAACGTCCTCGACGGCAACGCCACCACCCTCTGGCACAGCAGATGGAGCGCTCCCGCGGCCCCGTTCCCGCACAGCATCACCATCGACACGCACCGCACGACCGCCGTCTCCGCGCTCGTCTACCACCCCCGGCCCGACGGGGCGAACGGCCGGGCCGGCGCCTACACCGTCACCACCAGCGCCGACGGCGCGACCTTCGGGGCGCCGGTCGCGACGGGCACCTGGCGCGACGACGACACCGTCAAGACCGCCACCTTCACCCGCACCGAGAACGCCCGCTTCGTACGGCTGACCGTCACCTCCGAGGCCGGCGGCCGCGGCCCGTGGACCTCGGCCGGCGAGATACGCCTGAGCGGACCGGCCGGCCCGGCCGTCCACGGCGCCTGGGACCGGATCACCGGCTTCCCGCTGGTGCCCGTGGCCACCGCCGTCCTGCCCGGTGACAAACTGCTGGCCTGGTCCGCCTACGCGGTCGACCGCTTCGGCGGCAGCAACGGCTACACCCAGACCGCGATCCTGGACCTGAAGACGGGCAAGGTCACCCAGCGCCGCATCGACAACACCGGCCACGACATGTTCTGCCCCGGCATCGCGATGCTCGCCGACGGCCGCGTCCTGGTCACCGGGGGCAGCAACGCGGAGAAGGCCAGCATCTACGACCCGGCCACCGACACCTGGTCCGCGACCACGAGCATGAACACCGCCCGCGGCTACCAGGCCATGACCCTGCTCTCCACCGGCGAGGCCTTCGTCCTCGGCGGCTCCTGGAGCGGGGCGGCCGGCGACAAGGCGGGCGAGGTCTGGTCACCGGACACCCGGACCTGGCGCAGGCTCCCGGGCGTCCCCGCGGCGCCGGCCCAGACGGCCGACCCGGCCGGCCCCTACCGCGCCGACAACCACATGTGGCTGCACGCCACCTCGGGCGGCAGGGTGCTGCAACTGGGCCCGAGCAGGCAGATGAACTGGATCACGACCAGCGGCGGCGGCAGCATCACCCCGGCCGGCCCACGCGCCGACAGCCCGGACGCGATGACCGGCAACGCGGTCGCCTACGACATCGGCAAGCTCCTCACCCTGGGCGGTTCGCCCGCCTACGAGAAGACCCCGGCCACCGGCCGCGCCTACACCGTGACCGTGTCGGGCGACCAGGTCCGGGCCGCCCGCACCGGCGACATGGAGCACGCCCGCGGCTTCGGCAACAGCGTCGTCCTGCCCGACGGCAAGGTGGCCGTCTTCGGCGGACAGGCCAACCCGGTGCCGTTCAGCGACGCGACCTCGGTCCTGACCCCCGAGCTCTGGGACCCCGCCACCGGGACCTTCAGCCCGCTCGCCACCATGGCCGTACCGCGCAACTACCACAGCGTGGCCAACCTGCTCCCCGACGGACGGGTCTTCTCCGGCGGCGGCGGCCTGTGCGGCGACTGCGCGACCAACCACCCCGACGGGGCCGTCTTCACCCCGCCGTACCTCCTCGACGCGGACGGATCGCCGAAACCGCGACCCGCCATCACCGCGGGCGTGCCCCCCAGGACCGCACCGGGCACCACGCTCGCGGTGAGCACCGACAAGCCGGTGGCGTCCTTCGTCCTCATGCGGGCCGCGGCCGCGACCCACTCCACCGACAACGACCAGCGCCGCGTCCCGCTCGCCTCCACGGCCACCGGAACCGGAACGTACGCGGTGTCCGTCCCCGCCGACCCCGGTGTGGTCCTGCCCGGCACCTACCTGCTCTTCGCCCTCGACGCCCAAGGGGTGCCGAGCAGGGGCGAGTTCGTCACGGTCTCCTGA
- a CDS encoding CASTOR/POLLUX-related putative ion channel translates to MAQQHTTSFRLRLRYRFDNVVAGGTAALVGWLSLACLIVVIPASAVLVWADRTAPTSLSGRLTAVWVSVGQTLKIGGAVGSPVYVVASVALALVALLFVSTLVSLITTGINGRIMSLRLGHSTVMESRHTVVLGWSDQIFPVVGELVAANANQRRATVAVLAPKDKVEMEDEIATRMHDTRTTRIICRNGHTTDPMVLARVSPQTAKAVFVLPPDGDAGDALVVKTLLALNAAVPEIGGTAVVVAAVRDTRNHVTARLAAGPGAHVLCVDDIVARLLVQTARQPGLSLVYQELLDFDGDEFYTTDAGPLAGRTFGESLLSFTTSSVVGLLHADGGVSLNPDPATPIDGCDRIVVIAGDDDAVVVADAASCVEEDAVVTAGPAPAVAERLLLLGWNRRAPLVVEQLDGYVPPGTTLDVVALDDDGAARGVPEVAADLQRLEVAFHSGDITDPQVLDKLDVPSYDGVIVVGETGRGPTAAPALGPGPSAATGSESETDDRTLVTLLHLRAIGEAAHRELALTTEMSDDGNRLLAPARDGADFIVSGQLISLLMTQISESGYLADVFEELFRADGSELYLKPVADYVRVDRQVSFATVVESARRRGECAVGYRVRAAAGTGPDHGVWLNPDKRRRIRFTAQDALIVLAES, encoded by the coding sequence GTGGCGCAGCAGCACACGACGTCCTTCCGGCTGCGGCTCAGGTACAGGTTCGACAACGTGGTGGCGGGCGGCACCGCAGCGCTCGTCGGCTGGCTCTCGCTGGCCTGCCTGATCGTGGTGATCCCGGCGAGCGCGGTGCTCGTGTGGGCCGACCGCACCGCGCCGACCAGCCTCTCCGGCCGTCTCACCGCGGTGTGGGTGAGCGTCGGGCAGACGTTGAAGATCGGGGGCGCGGTCGGGTCGCCGGTGTACGTGGTGGCGTCGGTCGCGCTCGCGCTGGTGGCCCTGCTGTTCGTGTCGACGCTGGTCAGCCTGATCACCACCGGGATCAACGGGCGCATCATGTCGCTGCGCCTGGGCCACTCGACGGTGATGGAGTCCCGGCACACCGTGGTCCTGGGGTGGTCCGACCAGATCTTTCCCGTGGTCGGGGAGCTGGTGGCGGCCAACGCCAACCAGCGGCGGGCGACCGTCGCCGTGCTCGCGCCCAAGGACAAGGTGGAGATGGAGGACGAGATCGCCACCCGCATGCACGACACCCGCACCACGCGGATCATCTGCCGCAACGGCCACACGACCGACCCGATGGTGCTCGCCCGGGTGAGCCCGCAGACCGCGAAGGCCGTGTTCGTCCTGCCCCCGGACGGGGACGCCGGCGACGCCCTCGTGGTGAAGACGCTGCTCGCCCTGAACGCCGCGGTCCCCGAGATCGGCGGCACGGCGGTGGTCGTGGCGGCCGTGCGCGACACCCGCAACCACGTCACCGCGCGGCTCGCCGCCGGACCGGGCGCGCACGTGCTGTGCGTGGACGACATCGTCGCCCGGCTGCTGGTGCAGACGGCCCGGCAGCCCGGGCTCTCGCTCGTGTACCAGGAGCTGCTGGACTTCGACGGCGACGAGTTCTACACGACCGACGCGGGCCCGCTCGCGGGCCGCACCTTCGGCGAGAGCCTGCTGTCGTTCACCACGTCCTCGGTGGTGGGGCTGCTGCATGCGGACGGCGGGGTGTCGCTCAATCCCGATCCGGCCACGCCCATCGACGGGTGCGACCGGATCGTCGTCATCGCCGGGGACGACGACGCGGTCGTCGTCGCCGACGCCGCCTCCTGTGTGGAAGAGGACGCCGTCGTCACGGCCGGGCCGGCGCCCGCGGTCGCCGAGCGGCTGCTCCTGCTGGGCTGGAACCGGCGCGCTCCGCTCGTCGTGGAGCAGCTCGACGGGTACGTGCCCCCCGGGACCACCCTGGACGTCGTAGCCCTCGACGACGACGGCGCGGCCCGCGGCGTCCCCGAGGTCGCGGCAGACCTCCAGCGGCTCGAAGTGGCCTTCCACAGCGGGGACATCACCGATCCGCAGGTGCTGGACAAGCTGGACGTGCCGTCGTACGACGGCGTGATCGTCGTCGGCGAGACGGGCCGCGGTCCCACGGCCGCGCCGGCCCTGGGGCCCGGCCCGTCGGCCGCGACCGGCTCGGAGTCCGAGACCGACGACCGGACGCTGGTCACGCTGCTGCACCTGCGGGCCATCGGGGAGGCCGCGCACCGGGAGCTCGCACTGACCACCGAGATGTCCGACGACGGCAACCGGCTGCTGGCGCCCGCCCGGGACGGCGCCGATTTCATCGTGAGCGGCCAGCTGATCAGCCTGCTGATGACCCAGATATCGGAGAGCGGCTATCTGGCCGACGTGTTCGAGGAGCTGTTCCGGGCGGACGGCAGCGAGCTCTACCTTAAGCCGGTCGCGGACTACGTCCGGGTGGACCGGCAGGTCTCCTTCGCCACGGTCGTCGAGTCGGCCCGGCGCCGCGGCGAGTGCGCGGTCGGGTACCGGGTGCGCGCTGCGGCGGGCACCGGAC